The nucleotide window AAGTGATTTGACCGCCATTTCAAAGGTGATTTGACCGCCACCTATCATTTATGGCACTCCTCACGGCACCTGATGAAAAAAAAGTTAaattgtgaggtccaccttgatgtttttgtattatccacaccgtccatccctttagccaaatcattttagggcatgagccaaaaaaagatgcagatccaaagatcaagtggaccacactactggaaacaatggaaattgaactcctaccattgaaggcTTCTTGAAGaccttggaagttttggatcaaactaatatttttgtttccactttatccatgactgtgcgaccttattaacgggttggatgacaaataaacatcactgtgggccctagggagaaaataactttcaaccattgacgttTTAATTATCcctgtttcctaaggtgtggtccatttgagctttttaatttcctcagttttgggctcatgccttaaaatatattttttaaaaggatggatggtgtggataactcatatatatcatggtggggcccacatatttaaatctgTAATAAAAACGTTTGTATGGACTGATTTTCGAAACGTATTTCCTGGCAACTTTCTGTAGTAAGCAATAATCTGGTAATTCCGTGTATTTACCGgggaaaattaaaaatcaaacagccccttattTCATTTGCGTCTAccattattttaataatttttgttAGGAAACGGCCATCAACTGTTTTCGTAGTTAGTTGTTAGCTTGCCTTCAGCAATTTTAGCCATCGGTCGTGAGCCGTCCGTTGGCCATAAGTTAAAATTTTAACGGTCGACGActgaaaaaaatttctctttatcATACGTAACATATTATTGCAGCCGTAATATCTAACAGGTTTAGATCGGGTGTAAACGGTTCTCCACCATGAAAATTGTTTGCGTCGTGAGTCAGGCTTAtgcactcattaagtgggccacaactgtATGTTGAGTTAAACCAGCGGCTGTTCATTTATTGTAATGGCACGTCCGAACTGATGAGTGGGACGGCCTACTTTTGTGCAAGGTGATCCTGATGACTTGAACCCGCCATTTTGATGGCTCGGATTGCCTGCATACGTTAGAGCAAAGATGGGCCTGCATGATAAGTTCGCATGCAGCAAGCTAGAGAGATACTACCTCTGAGACTCATAATAGCAGTTGCtatattttctttttaaccatacAAATCCAGGCTGCAGATTGAAGGGTTATGACCATCCAATCTAGGATATTTGTGGGGCATCCGTGATTgatgaagtggcccaccatttcaaaggCCCAAATCACCAATCTACCATCTCACATGTACATAACCCTATACCTCAACTCGAGGGCCTATGATCTAATGAGAAAAAGATGCATTAGAATTTAGAAGGACGATATCAGATCAATCAAAGCATCCAAGGACTGATGGGAAGAGCCTCCTTTCCTAATAGAACGGTCTACGTTCTCCTTCAGATCCTTGATCCTTTCCCTTATCTCCTTTCCTTCATGTCCAACCATTAATCTTCTTATTCCCCTCTCTATCTCACCTCTCTCTAGCTCATTCTCCAGtgtcatccccaccctccaaacatGGCTCACCAGCCTAGCATTGATCCCTTGCTCTACCAAACGTGGCGAACAAAGCATAGGGACCCCCTCACTTATGCTCTCTAACGTAGAATTCCAACCATTATGTGTCCAAAACCCTCCCACTGCTGGGTGGGCCAACACAccttgttgtggggcccacttgacgaCTAGGCCCCTATCGCGCGTCTCCTCTTCAAACCCTTCAGGCAGCTTGTCACATTCCGAGACACTGACAGATCCAGGCCTAACCACCCACAAGAAGGGTTGCCCGCTATTGGCCAGGCCCCACGCCATCTCGGCAAGATCGTCTCCATCCATCAAACCTGTACTCCCAAAGCTCACGTAGATGACGGATAATGGGGCTTGTTTGGCCAGCCATGCCATGCAGTTATTATCTGGAGTTATCAAGCTGCTGGAATcagaagggcccaccatgaacttGTGGAGTGGACCAATCGGGAAGACCGGGATCCGAAGGTCCTGCCGGAGATTGGCCAGTGTGGTCTGTTCAAGGCAGTCTGGAGTGTTGAAAATGAGTCCTGATGAAGCCCTTGTCGCAATGGTCAATGTGACAAACAATTGAAGAGTTGCGTCCAAAGTGGATGCAGTGATGATAGGCAAGTCCTTGATTCTGAGGGGTGGGATTTCAGACACTGGGTCTTCTGATTTTAGATCTGGTAAGACATTGAAATTTATTCATGGTTAGAAGAGTCGTATGAATATCGCCGTGTGGCCCATGGTtttgttgatccagaccattgacgcCATAGGCCGTGCTGTACGGATGGACTGTTTCCACCAAAAGTCTTCAAGAgaagaagatcctagccatccagttCTTGTAATTCTTTACAGTTCAACGCCATCCATACTTCCTAATCGTCTATTTATCTGTCACTGATAGAAGGGCTAGGATTTTCTCGTCGAGTGGATTTTGGGTTTGTGGATCATCCAAATGAAGAAGaactggatggctaggatcttcttcTCTGGAAGTGGATTCGGTCAAATGTTTCAAGAATTATGATTTAACCAAATAAAGCCTTTGATTAATTAAAGAACCGTTTACAAAAACCTGCATATTTTTTTGTctatttgggaaaaaaaatatctACGTTGATCTAACTATCCTTTTGCTTATCAATTTAACCACCTTATGTTATATGCCATTGCAATTGCATACAGTTTTGCGACCCTATTTTATGAAAGGCTAAAATACCCTTCATTTAAAAAATGCCTTTCATTTAAAACATATAATGTAGCAGGTAGAGTGGTTGTTAATGTTCAAGGATCCCAGGCTATGGGGCCGATTATGATGTCTGTGAGAATTCACCCCATTTAtatgttttgccaaatcatttcatggcatcagctcaaaattgaggcaattccaaagctcaagagggctacgcaacagaaaacagtggagattattTGCTCTGTTGAAACATTTGTTGGGCCGCCAGAAGCTTTTGATTAGGTTAATATTTTTGTTCTTTCAATTCATCCTAGCCgtaatgacctaatcaacaagttggatgacgaataaacattacaattggccttaggaggtttttaatggtgggagttcaatcaccattgttatcCTGTGGTGTGGAGActtgaatctgcctcaatttttagctcatgccctaaactaattatccaaaatggatggacagtattgataaaacacatatatcatggtggggcccatagagcaccataCAATAGCCACCTCAGGACAAGCAGCATATCCCTAGGCAATTTGCATTCCCATCcgagagagtggattaggtgcgatcCCAGTCTCATCGTACATGGTGctgccctgaccgtggggcccaccttgatgtatgtaatgtgtatccacaccgtccatccatatttccatatTATTATAGGGTAttgccaaaaaattaagcagatctaaatcctAGATGGACCAAAACAAAGGAAACAGTAGTGTTTGACAATtagaaacttcttgtgggctacaaaatttttagatcaagctgttatttgatGCCAGGGTCGCACCTACTCTACTCCACATCCTTGGGAAGTAAGATAGatgaggcccactatggtgtttgtgaaaaattcaaactgtccattcaatttttcaaatcattttatggtctgatcctcgaaaatgaggcaaatctaatgctcaagtgaaccatgctaGGTAAACTGTTTTACGATTCTAAGAttgcccactgttgaaatcttactAGCGCTCACCCACAATTCAGATTTACCTCATTCTTTTGgcttatggcctaaaatgagcctataaaatggatggatagtttcgATCAACTGTCTACATAACGATGGGCCCCATAAACTCTTTTGTGCGTCGTCCCCAAACAATAAGGATAGATTCATGAACATGAGTGCCCTTAAAGGCAAAATAGTCTTTTACAAGCCTTATTTGTGCTTTAGTCTACTTAGTCAATATCAAATAGGCGATTTTCTCATCATCTTTTCAAAGGTAGGCGCATtactttaaataatttaaaagccAACGGATTTTTAAATATCGACCAAAACATTGGCGGATATCTCTAAATAACCTTTAATTAAAATACCAAAATGTTCTTTTCAGGGGTAAAATAGCCCAAATgcattctccttctcttttctaaaATGTCGCAAGTAGAGCATCATAGGTTTAAGAAGGTGTACCCTTTCAATAGAT belongs to Magnolia sinica isolate HGM2019 chromosome 8, MsV1, whole genome shotgun sequence and includes:
- the LOC131252712 gene encoding UDP-glycosyltransferase 76C4-like, whose protein sequence is MARVEENQRPQAHHVLLFSLPFQGHINPILQLATLLHSKGFSITIVHTQFNSPNPSNFPNFHFEPIPDGLSDGMDTTTMVSMININCVAPFRAVLARMLSESRHGPISCVITDDFLFFTQSVTDSLKVPRIVLVTYNAISFFTASRIQMLHEKGYYPIQDLKSEDPVSEIPPLRIKDLPIITASTLDATLQLFVTLTIATRASSGLIFNTPDCLEQTTLANLRQDLRIPVFPIGPLHKFMVGPSDSSSLITPDNNCMAWLAKQAPLSVIYVSFGSTGLMDGDDLAEMAWGLANSGQPFLWVVRPGSVSVSECDKLPEGFEEETRDRGLVVKWAPQQGVLAHPAVGGFWTHNGWNSTLESISEGVPMLCSPRLVEQGINARLVSHVWRVGMTLENELERGEIERGIRRLMVGHEGKEIRERIKDLKENVDRSIRKGGSSHQSLDALIDLISSF